The DNA region TAGTGAAGATTTAGAATGTGGCAAAATCATTGGAACATCAAAATATATGGCGCCAGAAATTGTTCAATCAAAACCAGCAACAAAACGCACTGATATTTATGCTTTAGGGATTATGTTATATGAGTTAGCGGTTGGGATGGCTCCTTTTGTTGGAAAAAATCCAACTTTTGTTGCAGTTAAACATGTTAAAGAATTGCCACTACGACCACGGTTAGTAAATCCTTTAATCCCACAAAGTTTAGAAAATGTTATTTTAAAAGCAATTGCAAAAGATCCTAGTGAACGGTTTCAGACAGTAGTAGATTTTAATACTAGTTTACAAGCAATTGAAACATCAGAACATCGCTCGGAAAAACCTTTAAAGTTATCAAATATGTTTGAAGTAAAAGGTAAGCAGTGTAAGCTTTATGATCGGTATTATTCTTATTCATGATTTTTAAGAATTAAGGTTGCTTGATGATTTAGTTTCTTACTAGTTTGTTTCATTATTGCCTTAGTTTGTCTTTGCTTGTTTTTACCAGGGTAGAATAATATGCACCAAACAGGAATGATTATTCGCATTATTAGCGAGTTTTGTTATGTTAAAAATGATATTGACCATCAAATTTATGTTTGCAAAGGAAAAGGATTATTTCGTCATCAAGAAATTAAACCAGTTGCTGGTGATTATGTTCAATTTGAAATTCAAAATAACAAGCAAGGAATTATTTATCAAATTGAACAGCGTAAAAATGAATTATACCGGCCACGAATTGCTAATGTTGATCAAGTTATTATTATTACAGCAATGGCAGAACCAGCTTTTAATTCATATTTATTAAATAAATATTTAGCATTTATTGAATACAAAAGTTTAAAACCAGTTATTGTTTTTACTAAAAAAGATTTAGTGAAAACAGATGAACTTTATCAAAAATATTTTAATTGATATCCAAAGTTAGGTTATGAGGTTTATTTTATTAGTAATAAAAAAGATGATAAAAAAGTATGACAACAATTTAAACAACTTTTTCAGAATAAAATCACAGTGTTAACTGGGCAAACTGGTAGTGGGAAATCATCAACTCTAAATACACTATTACAAGCAGAGATAATTAAAACGCAAGAAATTTCTAAAGCATTAGGCCGCGGAAAACATACAACGACAGCTAGTGCAATATATGAGTTATTAGATGGAATGATTGCTGATACACCAGGTTTTTCAACATTTGATTTAAGAGATTATGAAAAAGGAGGATTAGCCCGCTCTTATCATTTATTTAATCAATATGCTAATGAGTGTAAGTTTCGAACTTGCTTGCATTTACATGAGCCACATTGCAAAATAAAAGCATTAGTTCAAGCAGATGTTATTCCACAATTTTTTTATAATGATTATGTTCGCATTATGCAAGAACAATAGAAAGAGGTAATGATGAAAAAATATTTTGTTGCACCAAGTGTTTTAAGTGCAAATTATTTAATCCTACAAGAAGAGTTAGCAGCAATTAAGAAAGCAGGTGCTCAATGAATTCATTTTGATGTAATGGATGGTGATTTTGTACCAAATTTAACTTTTGGTCCAAAGATTTTAGCTGATATTACTAGTTATAGCGATTTATATCTTGATTGTCACTTAATGGTTAAAATTAAAAATAGTAGTGTTGAAAATTACTTGTTGCCCTTTATTAAAGCAGGTGCATCAGTAATTACTTTGCATTATGAAGCATTAACTGAATCACAATTAACTGAATTTTTAAGTTTACGAACAAAATTAAACATAAAAATTGGGTTAGCAATTAAACCATTAACTCCAGTTGAAATTATTTACCCGTATTTAAATCGTCTTTACTTAGTCTTAGTAATGACAGTAGAACCTGGTTTTGGTGGTCAAGCTTTTATTCCAGCAGCAGCAGCAAAGATTAAAATTTTACGACATTATCTTGAACAAAATAATGGCAAAACACTAATTGAAGTTGATGGGGGAATTAATGCTGAAACTGCAGCCCTTTGTAAACAATATGGGGTTGATGTGTTAGTAGCGGGTAGTTATTTATTTGACCATGTTGATTTAGCAGCAAGGTTGAAAGGATTATTAGCAGATGAAAGCAAATAAAGTTTTAATTGTTTGTTCAGAAACAAATTTAGATTTACAGCAGTATCAAGATTATTATAAAATTGGTGTGGAACGAGGTGCCTTAGATTTAATTAAAACTTTTGATACTTTTGATCTTTTTTGTTGTGACCAGGATAGTTTAACAACAACAGAAGTAAAACTAATTACTAGTAAAGCAAAAGAGTTATTAATAGTTTCCCAAATTAAAGATTATATTGATGGTGAATTAGCCTTACAAGAAGCGTTAAAATTAAAACCACAAGAAATTATTTTTATTGCACAAGGTAATCGCTTTGATATGAAGCTGAGTTGTTTTAACTTTATTTATCGCTATAATATTATTTTTATGAATGATAATACTTATGCTTATTTATTAAAACCAGGAATGAATGAAGTTTATAAAAAGGTAGGTTATCGTTATTTTTCATTATTTAGTTTGCAAGCAGCAACTGTGACAATTAGTAATTTAAAATATAATGCTAACCAATTAAAATTGTCAGAATTATCTCCTAATGCAGTTAGTAATGAATTTCTTACGTCAGTCGGGAATATTGATGTTTTAACAGGACAAGTTGTTGCAATTTATAGTAAATAAATTAAAGCAAAAAATAATCGGTTTTTAAAACCGATTATTTTTTGCTTTAAAATTTGGTACCCATGATCGGGCTCGAACCGATACGAATTTCTTCGGTAGATTTTGAGTCTACTGCGTCTGCCAATTCCGCCACATGGGCATTTGAACCTTTTTAATTTTATCGTATTTTAGAAAAAAAGGAAACATAAATTTTAAAATTTATGTTTCCTTTTTTTATTATTTTGTGAATGTGTCCTTGAACTTTATTTATTGAGTAATTTGACCTTTACGTTTTAATGTTTTTAAAGTTCTTGTTGCAATACGTAATGTTTTGACTTCACCATCAAGAACAATGCTTACTTTTTGTAAATTAACATTTCATTTACGACGAGTTGCATTTAATGCGTGTGAACGTTTGTTTCCTGATAAAGCTCTTTTACCAGTAATTTCACATTTTTTTGCCATAATTTCACTCCTTTATATCTACATACTATAAAATAATAACTAATTTTTAAATTAAAAGCAAGTATAAATATAATTTTTATGAAAACCTTTAGTTTTTGCTAAATTTAAATTAAAAAATGGATAAAACTATTGTTAAGAGCGTCATCCATCTTTATCTTATCTTGAATTTTCTTCAACTTGTGTTACCTGTTCTGGTTGATTTTTTTGTTGGTTCATATTTTTTACTTGTTTGTGAATTACA from Spiroplasma kunkelii CR2-3x includes:
- the rsgA gene encoding ribosome small subunit-dependent GTPase A, coding for MHQTGMIIRIISEFCYVKNDIDHQIYVCKGKGLFRHQEIKPVAGDYVQFEIQNNKQGIIYQIEQRKNELYRPRIANVDQVIIITAMAEPAFNSYLLNKYLAFIEYKSLKPVIVFTKKDLVKTDELYQKYFNWYPKLGYEVYFISNKKDDKKVWQQFKQLFQNKITVLTGQTGSGKSSTLNTLLQAEIIKTQEISKALGRGKHTTTASAIYELLDGMIADTPGFSTFDLRDYEKGGLARSYHLFNQYANECKFRTCLHLHEPHCKIKALVQADVIPQFFYNDYVRIMQEQ
- the rpmB gene encoding 50S ribosomal protein L28; amino-acid sequence: MAKKCEITGKRALSGNKRSHALNATRRKWNVNLQKVSIVLDGEVKTLRIATRTLKTLKRKGQITQ
- a CDS encoding protein kinase domain-containing protein, which translates into the protein MEQITIGAVLHNRYHVLAKIADGGMAEVFEGYDMLLKRHVAIKIMTLTLSKNKEAVERFNKEYNSIAQFSHNNVVKVYGSFQAYNRHCLVLELVKGYTLKDRLLTLGPCTVKELLYFFDEINLAITEAHHNDIIHRDIKPENILISYDGKIKVADFGVAILENSEDLECGKIIGTSKYMAPEIVQSKPATKRTDIYALGIMLYELAVGMAPFVGKNPTFVAVKHVKELPLRPRLVNPLIPQSLENVILKAIAKDPSERFQTVVDFNTSLQAIETSEHRSEKPLKLSNMFEVKGKQCKLYDRYYSYSWFLRIKVAWWFSFLLVCFIIALVCLCLFLPG
- a CDS encoding thiamine diphosphokinase, coding for MKANKVLIVCSETNLDLQQYQDYYKIGVERGALDLIKTFDTFDLFCCDQDSLTTTEVKLITSKAKELLIVSQIKDYIDGELALQEALKLKPQEIIFIAQGNRFDMKLSCFNFIYRYNIIFMNDNTYAYLLKPGMNEVYKKVGYRYFSLFSLQAATVTISNLKYNANQLKLSELSPNAVSNEFLTSVGNIDVLTGQVVAIYSK
- the rpe gene encoding ribulose-phosphate 3-epimerase, which produces MKKYFVAPSVLSANYLILQEELAAIKKAGAQWIHFDVMDGDFVPNLTFGPKILADITSYSDLYLDCHLMVKIKNSSVENYLLPFIKAGASVITLHYEALTESQLTEFLSLRTKLNIKIGLAIKPLTPVEIIYPYLNRLYLVLVMTVEPGFGGQAFIPAAAAKIKILRHYLEQNNGKTLIEVDGGINAETAALCKQYGVDVLVAGSYLFDHVDLAARLKGLLADESK